The genomic region atatatattttttctattttaaaatgctaaaatattctttttaaaatattttcagtggtcCTCCAAATTTCAACTGGCCATCCACAAATTTTGTACCTCAGACATGGCCTCCTCGAATAACTGTACCTCCTCCAAATATGATGCCACCATCATTTCAGAATCCAGGAATTGGACAGGGAACATACGGACCACCTTTTCCTTTCCAAAATGCTTCTTTTATTATGCCTCCACTTAATGTGCCCCCTCCTCCAATATCATCTCCTTTACCAAATTCATCTCCTCCTTCTACACAACATAGAGCAGGTAAGATATTACCCTACTCTAGGACTTCTATTGGCCTTATATAGAATTGTCAcctattttgtattcattattcagccaatatagAACATTCTAGGACAAAtattacagggttgccacaggcgactaaaatgcaactatttttggcATGAGGCACGACTATggcctgaaaaggctaaaaaacgcaactattttcaagaaaaggaaactattgggagacttttctgtactcctagcaattttttattattttttttaaaagcatacatTGGGTGGAAAATCTGCACCCCACAAGATAGTTTCTGAacacactgaaattttttttttcctaaaaaataaaaaatgttgaatttcaaatttgagtcttcactttttaattcattcaa from Parasteatoda tepidariorum isolate YZ-2023 unplaced genomic scaffold, CAS_Ptep_4.0 HiC_scaffold_563, whole genome shotgun sequence harbors:
- the LOC139424879 gene encoding uncharacterized protein (The sequence of the model RefSeq protein was modified relative to this genomic sequence to represent the inferred CDS: added 209 bases not found in genome assembly), whose product is MFPFNGPPNFNWPSTNFVPQTWPPRITVPPPNMMPPSFQNPGIGQGTYGPPFPFQNASFIMPPLNVPPPPISSPLPNSSPPSTQHRAGAGNSSMQLSSVDAYWNLEPNVGSKNKNCLIEQLEDGEIEEEPEDVQKLGEHSKDYPHFKKYSNDSRLRE